One part of the Amphiura filiformis chromosome 5, Afil_fr2py, whole genome shotgun sequence genome encodes these proteins:
- the LOC140153097 gene encoding transmembrane protein 151B-like has translation MNNENPTTSLEQRPIRRSLCGALRDETHWKCLILTLLMYGSLAVVLWCKLTLVEVVAYTYKGMAVKLEDSPCEDGYMYIPIAFLVLLYLVYLVECWYSEIRIEIYYKEDTDTVYDRIRRIREAYPVVWWRAISYHYNRHTRQVTRYRHGDTYTTTQEYYERINTHSAAGAFDFTECGVKDVSKHLLCLEDYPITRVTFTKNFMFLNEEAEYDYLSQRARFFSENDGRDENMETREGLSLTDVEFTDEMVSYAFSNKLPWYFSLTVFWTLSLCLLSWPYRLIVSYKTALVDYQIEKLFGTNFASGMVTIDTWNGETMQLTRVSTADSDRSLESMIRGNRHVVPSYSEALLMDLANGNCRRPGQTPNGTLTTSRSFGASDGLLSNGRLTVNGRSGRTSSISSAHRLSATSPLLGGPLGAFGRAYRSIVGISQIPLKDRISTGTNGHVPSNMQLIPSATGSGSMHQLSNGNAKPIENGTTPNGITGGIRSSGAGIQSPNGDVRHTTSFTDETDVRTRKNSCSGDGQKIGPNKSRKRPTSLPLCLGNRMLGSGDRGSDGEHQRTVQSCLVVDSKGVRTVLCHQQGPHHHPPAARATAIPETPTAFSRANIPVTPGCSPPAYEVAIEMQVPSQESASNESHRGSRPKTASAASGVSTSGGPASTSGDQTSEGQTSGGQDESMNIETSL, from the coding sequence CAAAGACCAATCAGACGTTCGTTATGCGGTGCCTTGCGAGACGAGACCCACTGGAAATGCCTCATTTTGACTCTTCTCATGTACGGCAGCTTAGCGGTGGTACTCTGGTGCAAGCTTACTCTTGTGGAAGTGGTTGCTTACACTTACAAAGGAATGGCAGTAAAACTAGAAGACAGTCCTTGCGAAGACGGCTATATGTATATTCCCATCGCATTCCTGGTGCTCTTATATTTGGTGTACTTAGTTGAATGTTGGTACAGTGAGATACGTATTGAGATTTACTATAAAGAGGATACAGATACGGTTTATGATAGAATTAGGAGGATACGGGAAGCGTATCCTGTGGTATGGTGGCGAGCTATTTCGTATCATTACAATCGCCATACACGTCAAGTGACAAGATATCGACATGGTGATACGTATACAACAACACAGGAATATTATGAGCGTATTAATACACATTCTGCGGCGGGTGCTTTCGATTTCACGGAGTGTGGTGTTAAAGACGTCTCGAAGCATCTACTTTGTTTAGAAGACTATCCCATTACCCGAGTTACTTTCACgaaaaatttcatgtttttgaatgAGGAAGCCGAATATGATTATCTCTCACAACGTGCTCGTTTTTTCAGCGAGAACGATGGACGTGATGAAAATATGGAGACACGCGAAGGTCTAAGCCTGACCGATGTGGAATTTACTGACGAAATGGTGTCGTATGCATTTTCGAACAAGCTTCCTTGGTATTTTTCTTTAACAGTATTTTGGACACTATCACTATGTTTGCTTTCATGGCCGTATAGATTAATTGTTTCATATAAAACTGCTCTGGTTGATTACCAAATTGAAAAGTTATTTGGGACCAATTTTGCCAGTGGAATGGTAACTATCGATACATGGAATGGAGAAACTATGCAATTAACACGGGTTAGCACAGCAGATAGCGATCGAAGTCTGGAGTCAATGATTCGAGGGAACAGACATGTTGTACCTAGTTATTCTGAAGCGCTACTTATGGATCTTGCTAATGGTAATTGTCGCAGACCTGGACAGACTCCAAATGGAACTCTTACTACATCAAGAAGTTTCGGAGCAAGCGATGGTTTGTTAAGCAATGGACGGTTAACTGTCAATGGCAGGTCAGGACGGACATCATCCATTAGCAGTGCTCACAGATTGTCTGCGACATCACCATTGCTGGGAGGTCCTCTTGGAGCCTTCGGACGGGCTTATCGATCTATTGTAGGTATAAGCCAAATACCACTTAAAGATCGTATCAGTACAGGAACTAATGGTCACGTACCAAGTAATATGCAACTAATTCCATCCGCCACAGGGTCTGGTTCTATGCACCAGTTAAGTAATGGGAATGCAAAACCTATAGAAAACGGTACCACACCTAATGGCATTACCGGTGGCATTAGGTCTAGCGGTGCAGGAATACAAAGTCCTAACGGGGATGTCCGACATACGACATCATTTACTGATGAAACTGATGTTAGAACTAGAAAAAACAGCTGTTCTGGCGATGGTCAAAAAATAGGACCAAATAAATCACGCAAGAGACCTACGTCATTACCGCTGTGTTTAGGAAACCGGATGCTTGGTAGTGGTGACCGTGGAAGCGATGGGGAGCATCAACGAACAGTGCAGTCTTGTCTAGTTGTGGACTCAAAAGGTGTTAGAACAGTACTATGTCATCAACAAGGGCCACATCACCACCCTCCTGCAGCCCGTGCTACTGCTATACCAGAAACACCGACTGCCTTCAGTCGTGCCAACATACCTGTTACTCCAGGATGCTCCCCACCAGCATATGAAGTTGCTATAGAAATGCAAGTGCCATCGCAAGAATCGGCATCAAATGAGTCGCACCGAGGATCAAGACCAAAAACAGCTTCGGCAGCTTCAGGGGTCTCAACGTCAGGTGGTCCAGCGTCCACATCAGGTGATCAAACGTCTGAAGGACAAACATCAGGAGGTCAAGATGAGAGCATGAATATTGAAACTTCCTTATGA